In bacterium, the following are encoded in one genomic region:
- a CDS encoding PQQ-binding-like beta-propeller repeat protein, with protein sequence MKQLLLLLFLICRAFALQFIHITDTHIGTANGLKNLNSFIQLVQNFPEKPDFVIHTGDVTEFGSEEEFKAYSQAIKSLNVPFYHTLGNHDVRWNGAGWLIGEKYLPNYKRNYTFTNEGITFIALDSSFPFSQYGLMDPSQLAWLKNTLAKIPSEQPIIIFFHHPIMPSRNFLIGKDALLEVLRPYNVVLILTGHGHSNQTWQVDGINFIMTKGLMDANACFRLIKIKNDTIGISTFDLSGNEIQNQKFTFPLKRTQPTPFPTKSNDNFLLKRLSGAIQADLLSYNDLVIACNWAGEVVAIKSKVREEAWRKRFDSPILTSPILNGGKLFVPFLNGFVRCVDANNGKMLWETKLPQPISGHLTFADGKLFVPASQYLFALNEKGEIIWQRKLGGNLESRPLIMGKNLLIGAWDKNLYFLNVENGEIIWQKEQARSRYYSPATSSPLLWNNKLLLTQPYDNSTRKGGLLALDDKGELIWQIDGNFGYSTPVIDGDRLFIASMEGNLYCVSPEGKVLWKTNLANPCFNSRPVIKGEIIYIVSFNNVLFCVDKNSGKILNKKALAKDSCCISTPIIVEESMLIGDMMGNLYFIPLGGLVPA encoded by the coding sequence ATGAAGCAACTCCTGCTTCTTTTATTTCTCATTTGCAGAGCCTTTGCCCTCCAGTTCATCCACATAACTGATACCCACATAGGGACGGCTAATGGGCTTAAAAATCTGAATTCCTTCATCCAATTGGTGCAAAACTTTCCCGAGAAACCTGACTTCGTCATCCATACGGGAGATGTAACCGAGTTCGGCAGTGAGGAAGAATTCAAAGCTTATTCCCAAGCTATTAAATCGCTAAATGTCCCTTTCTATCACACATTGGGTAACCACGATGTCAGATGGAATGGAGCAGGTTGGCTTATTGGAGAGAAATACCTTCCAAACTACAAGCGCAATTATACTTTCACAAACGAAGGAATCACCTTCATTGCCCTTGATTCCTCCTTTCCCTTCAGTCAATACGGCTTAATGGACCCATCTCAACTCGCCTGGTTGAAGAACACCCTCGCGAAAATCCCTTCTGAACAGCCGATTATAATCTTCTTTCACCATCCAATTATGCCGTCAAGGAACTTCCTCATCGGAAAGGACGCCTTATTGGAGGTTTTGCGACCATATAATGTAGTCCTCATTTTAACCGGACACGGGCATTCAAATCAGACCTGGCAGGTGGATGGAATTAACTTCATTATGACTAAGGGCTTGATGGACGCTAATGCCTGCTTCAGGCTCATAAAAATTAAAAACGATACAATAGGAATTTCCACTTTTGATTTAAGCGGCAATGAAATACAAAATCAAAAATTCACTTTCCCCCTAAAGAGAACTCAGCCTACCCCCTTTCCCACAAAATCTAACGATAATTTTCTCCTCAAAAGGCTCTCGGGAGCGATCCAAGCGGATTTGCTCTCCTATAATGACCTCGTCATTGCCTGCAATTGGGCTGGAGAAGTCGTTGCCATCAAATCAAAGGTTAGGGAAGAGGCTTGGCGAAAGAGATTTGATTCACCAATTTTAACCTCTCCGATATTAAATGGTGGGAAACTTTTCGTTCCCTTTCTCAACGGTTTCGTTCGCTGCGTTGATGCTAATAACGGGAAAATGCTTTGGGAAACAAAATTGCCTCAACCGATATCAGGTCACTTAACTTTTGCTGATGGCAAGCTCTTCGTCCCTGCGAGCCAGTATTTATTCGCCCTGAACGAGAAGGGGGAGATAATCTGGCAAAGGAAATTAGGCGGAAACCTTGAATCCCGCCCCTTAATAATGGGAAAGAATCTTTTAATAGGAGCTTGGGATAAGAATTTATATTTTCTAAATGTTGAAAATGGCGAGATTATTTGGCAGAAGGAACAAGCTCGCTCTCGCTATTATTCACCCGCTACCAGTTCACCCCTTCTCTGGAACAATAAACTCCTGCTTACCCAACCCTATGATAATTCAACCAGGAAAGGAGGACTCCTTGCCCTAGACGATAAGGGGGAATTGATTTGGCAAATAGATGGGAATTTCGGCTATTCAACTCCAGTTATTGATGGGGATAGGCTTTTTATCGCCTCAATGGAAGGGAATCTTTATTGCGTCTCTCCCGAGGGAAAGGTTCTTTGGAAAACCAATTTAGCAAATCCTTGCTTTAACTCCCGTCCAGTTATAAAGGGAGAAATTATCTATATAGTCTCTTTTAACAATGTTCTCTTCTGCGTTGATAAGAATAGCGGGAAAATCCTCAACAAAAAAGCTCTGGCAAAAGATAGCTGCTGTATTTCTACACCCATAATAGTGGAAGAGAGCATGCTCATCGGAGATATGATGGGAAATCTCTATTTTATCCCTTTGGGAGGGCTCGTTCCAGCTTAA
- a CDS encoding sigma-70 family RNA polymerase sigma factor: protein MKKLDKEEEIRLIQRCLSGDEEALEEFVRHFQKPLFNLAYRLCGNRDDAEDIAQESLVRALENLKLFKGESSLFTWLYRITVNLFYDYTRKKKEFSYDQMRYGDEEDEGGVDFPSEETVEGEMEKRNIQEIVQAEIAKLPTYYRTVIVLYDIEGFSYDEICAMLQKPLGTVKSRLNRARQLLKQRLEKYRELFEG from the coding sequence ATGAAGAAGTTGGATAAAGAAGAAGAGATAAGGCTCATCCAGCGTTGTCTCTCAGGAGATGAGGAAGCGTTGGAGGAATTCGTGAGACATTTCCAAAAACCGCTTTTCAATCTCGCATACCGCTTATGCGGGAACAGGGATGACGCTGAGGATATCGCCCAAGAGTCGCTCGTCCGCGCCCTGGAAAATTTAAAGCTTTTCAAAGGCGAATCCTCTCTTTTCACTTGGCTCTATCGCATAACGGTTAATCTCTTTTATGATTATACGAGGAAAAAGAAAGAGTTCTCTTATGACCAAATGAGGTATGGGGATGAGGAAGATGAAGGCGGGGTAGATTTCCCCTCAGAGGAGACGGTTGAGGGAGAGATGGAGAAGAGGAATATCCAGGAAATAGTGCAGGCGGAAATCGCTAAATTGCCAACATATTATAGAACTGTCATTGTCCTTTACGATATAGAGGGATTTTCCTATGACGAAATATGCGCTATGTTGCAGAAACCCTTGGGCACTGTTAAGTCTCGTCTTAACAGAGCACGCCAACTTTTGAAGCAAAGATTGGAAAAATATCGGGAACTTTTTGAGGGATAA
- a CDS encoding zf-HC2 domain-containing protein gives MSKEMEMKCERIRELLSDYINGDLTQAVRSLVEIHLESCASCRAELAKLERMRLILRSFQPVEPPYGFTQKVLASYRARREREVSPLRRFLLGELQPRRALAYAIISLLLVFSLSLLVLLPHWPKAKQALSFPPSPTLKRAPSIISAKGVGKVLILPQTPYPNQQGILRLEIMIYPPYRKERVWLNLLLSPGLSLANGNPFLPGEREIYLGTIDNPVVFVTDVKVISGGVQWVRVSCVSDHIKWAEGFLFLPPPGPPVHYLAISQNDVDALQLLANLVERCKRPVALPVAISARLNFSYQGDAEGAIHYYASLLGLTSLKYNSGYILESP, from the coding sequence ATGTCTAAAGAAATGGAAATGAAATGCGAGAGAATTAGAGAGCTGTTATCGGATTACATCAACGGCGACCTTACCCAAGCGGTAAGGTCGCTTGTTGAAATCCACTTGGAGAGCTGTGCCTCTTGTCGTGCTGAGCTCGCCAAGCTGGAGAGAATGCGTTTAATACTGCGTTCTTTCCAGCCAGTGGAGCCACCCTATGGCTTCACTCAAAAGGTATTAGCGAGCTATAGGGCGAGAAGGGAAAGGGAGGTATCTCCTTTACGGCGCTTCTTACTAGGCGAATTACAGCCGAGAAGAGCTTTAGCTTATGCTATCATTTCCCTTCTCCTCGTTTTTTCTCTTTCCCTCCTCGTTCTTCTGCCACATTGGCCTAAGGCAAAACAAGCCCTATCTTTCCCTCCCTCTCCCACCCTTAAAAGAGCTCCGTCCATCATCTCAGCAAAAGGAGTTGGTAAAGTCCTCATATTGCCTCAAACACCCTACCCGAATCAACAGGGGATTTTGCGATTGGAGATTATGATTTATCCTCCCTATCGGAAGGAGAGAGTTTGGCTTAACCTTCTCCTATCGCCTGGGCTCTCCTTAGCGAACGGGAATCCTTTCCTGCCCGGTGAGAGGGAAATCTATCTGGGCACGATAGATAATCCGGTGGTGTTTGTGACGGATGTGAAGGTGATATCGGGTGGAGTGCAATGGGTGCGTGTTTCCTGTGTTAGCGATCACATTAAATGGGCTGAGGGATTTCTTTTCCTTCCACCCCCTGGTCCTCCCGTTCATTATCTCGCAATCTCCCAAAACGATGTGGATGCCCTTCAGCTCCTCGCCAATCTTGTGGAAAGATGTAAGAGACCAGTTGCATTACCAGTTGCGATTTCCGCTAGGCTGAATTTCTCCTATCAGGGAGATGCTGAGGGAGCCATCCATTATTACGCTTCCCTTCTCGGGCTAACTTCGTTAAAATATAATAGCGGTTATATCTTGGAATCGCCTTGA
- a CDS encoding sugar-binding protein, whose amino-acid sequence MRRFLLLFTAFVIALTLTGCGKKKKEETTAPTRVKGEKTYVFALVPKSVGSPYWSACEEGMKEACKELGVEGYFVGPETTDVEKQIRIIEDFVSKKVDGIAISPNDPTAITPVIDKILSQGIPVITFDSDAPKSKRLCYIGTDNYKAGYAAGEEMIKVLGGKGEIAIMTGSLGAYNLNERIRGFRDAIKKAPGIKEVTLQANNDDEELCFSQAENVLQAHPNLAGFFGVSGTGGPGSARAVKAAGKVGKVKIVCFDTVPMTVQFIKEGVIQATIAQKPKQMGYLAVKTLYQLAKSGKLEKLPDIDTGITVVTKENVSEFETPQ is encoded by the coding sequence ATGAGGAGGTTTCTTCTGCTCTTCACTGCTTTTGTCATCGCTTTAACGCTGACGGGGTGCGGAAAAAAGAAAAAGGAGGAGACAACCGCTCCCACTAGGGTAAAGGGCGAGAAGACTTATGTCTTTGCCCTTGTCCCCAAATCGGTTGGCAGCCCTTACTGGTCCGCTTGCGAGGAAGGGATGAAGGAAGCTTGCAAGGAGTTGGGCGTTGAAGGGTATTTCGTTGGACCTGAGACGACGGATGTGGAGAAGCAGATAAGGATAATAGAGGATTTCGTTTCCAAGAAGGTGGATGGAATAGCCATCTCACCTAACGACCCCACCGCCATCACTCCCGTCATAGATAAGATTCTATCCCAGGGGATTCCCGTGATAACCTTTGATTCCGACGCGCCGAAGAGCAAACGACTTTGCTACATTGGAACCGATAACTACAAGGCTGGTTATGCTGCTGGGGAGGAGATGATAAAAGTTTTGGGCGGGAAAGGGGAGATAGCTATAATGACGGGGAGCCTTGGTGCCTACAATTTGAATGAGAGGATTAGGGGTTTCAGGGATGCGATAAAGAAGGCGCCAGGGATAAAGGAAGTAACTCTTCAAGCTAACAATGACGATGAGGAGCTATGTTTCTCTCAGGCGGAGAATGTTTTGCAGGCTCATCCCAACCTCGCTGGTTTCTTCGGAGTTAGCGGAACGGGAGGTCCCGGCTCAGCAAGAGCTGTTAAAGCAGCGGGCAAAGTAGGGAAAGTAAAAATAGTTTGCTTTGATACAGTTCCCATGACCGTTCAATTCATAAAGGAAGGTGTTATCCAAGCTACAATCGCCCAGAAGCCAAAGCAGATGGGATATCTTGCGGTCAAGACCTTGTATCAGTTGGCGAAGTCGGGTAAGCTGGAAAAGCTCCCGGATATTGATAC
- a CDS encoding DUF1559 domain-containing protein, translating into MRKGFTLIELLVVIAIIAILAAILFPVFSRARENARKAQCMSNMRQISMGYMMYLQDWDERFISEWLCGCFDTRRGNAKACANYDPDSPTGVSCIWGWDRKIEPYIKNKKLFVCPSDVLMASGQTACTNCRFNSQQDTSYGLNEHVVCPPGAKCHGGTTLAAIRNPADVIIIGETKGWHRVDQPWNGGDPNLVDVIQDITGMCDVERHQGGANYVFADGHVKWLMPNATLTPKNLWNNQ; encoded by the coding sequence ATAAGGAAAGGGTTTACATTGATTGAATTGTTGGTGGTCATAGCTATCATCGCCATTCTCGCCGCCATTCTCTTTCCTGTATTTTCCAGAGCTAGGGAAAATGCAAGGAAGGCGCAATGTATGTCCAATATGAGGCAGATATCTATGGGCTATATGATGTATCTTCAGGATTGGGATGAGCGATTTATCTCGGAGTGGTTATGTGGTTGCTTTGATACGAGACGAGGCAACGCCAAGGCTTGTGCGAACTACGACCCTGACAGCCCCACAGGAGTTTCCTGTATCTGGGGTTGGGACCGCAAGATTGAACCCTATATAAAGAACAAGAAGCTTTTCGTTTGCCCAAGTGATGTGCTTATGGCCAGCGGACAAACTGCTTGTACAAATTGCAGGTTCAATAGCCAGCAGGACACGAGCTATGGTCTCAACGAGCATGTAGTTTGTCCACCTGGAGCGAAATGCCATGGAGGAACGACTTTAGCAGCTATTCGCAATCCCGCTGATGTGATAATTATCGGGGAAACGAAAGGTTGGCATAGGGTGGACCAGCCCTGGAACGGAGGCGACCCAAATTTGGTGGATGTGATTCAAGACATAACTGGGATGTGCGATGTTGAGAGGCATCAAGGAGGAGCTAATTATGTCTTTGCTGATGGGCATGTGAAGTGGCTGATGCCGAACGCTACCCTGACGCCAAAGAACCTCTGGAATAATCAATAA
- a CDS encoding DUF4380 domain-containing protein, translating into MRKAFLLILLSGLLFAQISIKQINYKGWADSILLERGDTRLVIVPSIGGRIMEFSLEGKNPIWQNPDEFGKVYPLTNVWHNYGGYKIWNAPQSVWGWPPDPFLDYGMASVELIDGGVRVYGAPSLMAGIMFIKEITIVERGRARIVERMRNISGREVRWGIWEVTQVETPCLVVFPAEKNSKFPEGLYFFDEQSRKSKQWKIKGGLVIVNYLGEVGKIGLDSKAGWMLYLKDNLAYVKRFPVVEGQEYPDEGCSVEVYTNSKDLPYLEMEVLSPLVTLKPGEEYSTWEEWYIKILSNPVRTEADIPSAIRELVLAGMLPWDALKFVP; encoded by the coding sequence ATGAGGAAAGCTTTTCTTTTAATCCTTTTGAGCGGGTTGCTTTTCGCTCAAATTTCCATAAAACAGATAAACTATAAAGGATGGGCGGATTCCATCTTATTGGAGAGAGGAGACACAAGATTGGTTATAGTGCCGAGCATCGGCGGAAGGATAATGGAATTCTCCCTGGAAGGTAAGAACCCCATCTGGCAGAATCCCGATGAATTTGGCAAAGTTTATCCCTTAACCAATGTTTGGCACAATTATGGTGGCTATAAGATATGGAATGCTCCCCAATCTGTTTGGGGATGGCCACCCGACCCCTTCTTGGATTACGGAATGGCGAGCGTTGAGTTGATAGATGGTGGGGTGAGGGTTTATGGGGCGCCTTCCTTAATGGCAGGAATTATGTTTATTAAGGAGATAACGATTGTTGAGAGGGGAAGGGCAAGGATAGTTGAGAGGATGAGAAACATCTCGGGAAGAGAGGTAAGATGGGGAATCTGGGAGGTTACACAGGTTGAAACCCCTTGTTTAGTTGTCTTCCCCGCTGAGAAGAATTCAAAATTTCCTGAAGGGCTTTATTTCTTTGACGAGCAATCAAGGAAAAGCAAGCAATGGAAGATAAAAGGTGGATTGGTGATTGTGAACTATTTGGGCGAGGTTGGGAAAATCGGGTTGGATTCCAAAGCGGGTTGGATGCTCTATTTAAAGGATAATCTCGCTTATGTGAAGCGCTTTCCTGTGGTTGAGGGGCAGGAGTATCCTGATGAAGGATGTAGCGTGGAGGTTTATACTAATTCAAAGGATTTGCCTTACCTGGAAATGGAGGTTTTGAGCCCCCTCGTTACTTTAAAGCCGGGCGAGGAATATTCCACCTGGGAAGAATGGTATATCAAGATTTTATCCAATCCAGTGAGGACGGAAGCTGATATCCCTTCAGCGATAAGAGAGCTCGTCCTTGCAGGAATGCTTCCCTGGGATGCCTTGAAATTCGTCCCCTAA
- a CDS encoding aminopeptidase P family protein, with the protein MRNIPVMFLMMVACAFLLADNWKSVLVAITPEERKAEVAEKEARVQKFLAEHNLSALLIQAKNNFAWITGGCDSEIVITDSGGCAALLIRKDGQKYLIANNIEGQRFMFEQGLADLGYKWVRFEWPKERIDPSTLSKIVKRMSLGGTVGSDLPLEGTVNVAEELKKIRVPLTQAEIKKYRWLGKQCGRIIGDICRDIKPGMTEMDIAALADWYFRREGIKVTVLLIGTDERMWQYRHLPPTEKKLNKYALINICAEKWGLIIAVSRLVHFGPLTDELKKKIRACAYVDATLIDASRPGATLGEIFQKGMQAYAEMGFPGEWRNHHQGGTIGYDGRDQFAFPHSPVKLMVGSACAWNPTIRGVKVEDTILITENGPEIITPTPNWPMIEVTVNGRKYLRPDILVR; encoded by the coding sequence ATGAGGAATATACCTGTGATGTTTCTTATGATGGTTGCCTGTGCCTTTTTGCTGGCGGATAACTGGAAGAGCGTTCTCGTGGCTATCACGCCGGAGGAACGCAAGGCTGAGGTGGCTGAGAAGGAAGCGAGAGTGCAGAAGTTCCTCGCTGAGCACAACCTTTCTGCCCTCTTAATTCAAGCGAAAAACAACTTCGCTTGGATAACGGGTGGTTGCGATAGCGAGATAGTTATAACCGATAGCGGTGGATGCGCAGCCCTTTTGATTAGAAAGGATGGGCAGAAATATCTCATCGCCAACAACATAGAGGGGCAGAGGTTCATGTTCGAGCAGGGACTTGCGGATTTGGGCTATAAGTGGGTTAGGTTTGAGTGGCCTAAGGAAAGGATTGACCCCTCTACATTGAGCAAGATTGTTAAGAGGATGTCCTTGGGCGGAACCGTTGGCTCCGACCTCCCTCTTGAGGGAACGGTAAATGTGGCGGAGGAGCTGAAGAAGATAAGAGTTCCTCTCACGCAAGCGGAGATAAAGAAATACCGCTGGCTCGGCAAGCAATGCGGAAGAATAATCGGTGATATCTGCCGTGATATCAAGCCCGGTATGACGGAGATGGACATCGCTGCCCTTGCCGACTGGTATTTCAGGAGGGAAGGGATTAAGGTTACGGTGCTTCTCATTGGCACTGATGAGAGGATGTGGCAATATAGACATCTTCCTCCAACGGAGAAGAAGCTGAATAAGTACGCCCTTATTAACATCTGTGCGGAGAAGTGGGGATTGATAATCGCCGTCTCCCGCTTGGTTCACTTCGGTCCACTAACCGATGAGTTGAAAAAGAAGATAAGAGCCTGTGCCTATGTTGATGCGACTTTGATAGATGCGAGCCGTCCCGGCGCAACACTGGGCGAAATTTTCCAGAAAGGGATGCAGGCTTATGCTGAGATGGGATTCCCCGGAGAATGGAGGAATCATCACCAGGGCGGAACGATTGGCTATGATGGAAGAGACCAATTTGCCTTTCCTCATTCTCCCGTGAAATTGATGGTTGGCAGCGCCTGTGCTTGGAATCCCACGATAAGGGGAGTGAAGGTTGAGGATACCATATTGATAACGGAGAATGGACCGGAAATCATAACTCCCACTCCCAACTGGCCAATGATTGAAGTTACGGTTAACGGCAGGAAATATCTGAGACCGGATATATTGGTGAGGTGA
- a CDS encoding transposase family protein, translating into MKCVQTDNGSEFVGEFEDFLRNKGIIHFYTHPKRPQENGYVERFQRTIQEYFID; encoded by the coding sequence GTGAAGTGTGTTCAAACGGATAACGGGAGCGAGTTCGTGGGAGAATTTGAAGATTTTCTCAGGAATAAGGGTATTATCCATTTCTACACCCATCCAAAGAGACCGCAAGAGAACGGCTATGTGGAGCGATTCCAGAGAACTATCCAAGAATATTTCATAGATG